Proteins from a single region of Dictyostelium discoideum AX4 chromosome 5 chromosome, whole genome shotgun sequence:
- the nop14 gene encoding U3 small nucleolar ribonucleoprotein, translating into MVKSKSESVNSKKGGISNGFNKIEKSTPVVKIVNPFDRKVNKTKHVVLNRQVKGASGDLGQSRYNAIEKRKKTILVEMNQMNKSNKFIDARIGENDASMSEEDKMLARFQREKLRNKNLYNLNDNDQEELTHMGQSLGNSLGSNSMSLSEGNDDYVASDDELDEVGKEFLSERQRFGGGDDDSNGNGERQDRHKSKKEIYQEIIEKSKIGKAERAKEKLKKEALTRDLDEEFNLIRGELILTNGNNSNSSNNNNLQDDAFLKFQAEQRSNEQKFASSSSSNSTNDSTKKPKEAHDDFDELLYELQGESRAHATDRTKTKEEQMKEEMERLQQKEKERLERASGDYVELEADDNVKDSDKNLPRKVLDRLKAKDNKPKMLTADSLDDENEVLNINGVDTVFYNPQIDSDDDNNNKDNSDSEDDQTNEQSSELETDDEDKSDEDEEGEEGDEEDSDLDLKDDEILSGQEDDEEEEEEKSTKKLKTNKKSKEEVNETIPFTFDTPKSIEELDEWLLNRTSEEKETILTRIGVCNHVSIKPQNKDKMKDYLPILYQRFINIAKPIKEDDQDESSNPIDWIELDVLSKYIFEISQDVPIVSGITSKDLINSCYKRICKKLEIQSKLNYWPNQQELLVIKLIGNVFPTSDFQHPVVTPTIEALNFFLSHCPIRNANDIISSLFTMNLLFFYLSPSKRYSPEISSLLISLLSTFINHNPPTIQTTTTTTTKPKNSKNSKTTTATTTTTPSNINSQWASISTNILIPTILLPLNYLKLSNQINVIKKIEPTQLEFSNLSKSNLEINDELRINILNYLISFLEKYIRFYSESQFNESLPSLFTNILNLLNKLDTNTMNLKLIEKINSLKQLIDSINKEIINKRKPLILLTSKPQTLRQFNPRFNQVFSFFNKDPDAERNHTAKMKALIKKETKGALREIVKDNQFIQAEKFKKATEERKENEKKRKQIMSELQSEQQEHKSYKKMKDRLDGRI; encoded by the exons atggTGAAATCAAAATCAGAATCAGTGAATTCCAAAAAAGGTGGTATTTCAAATGGATTTAATAAGATTGAAAAAAGTACACCAGTTGTAAAGATTGTCAATCCATTCGATAGAAAggttaataaaacaaaacatGTAGTTTTAAATAGACAAGTTAAAGGTGCATCAGGTGATTTAGGTCAATCAAGATATAATGCAATTGAAAAAcgtaaaaaaacaattttagttgaaatgaatcaaatgaataaatcaaataaattcattgatGCTCGTATTGGTGAAAATGATGCTTCAATGTCTGAAGAAGATAAAATGTTAGCACGTTTTCAAAGAGAAAAAttg agaaataaaaatttatataatttaaatgataatgatcaAGAAGAATTAACACATATGGGTCAATCATTAGGTAATTCATTAGGTAGTAATTCAATGTCATTATCTGAAGGTAATGATGATTATGTCGCATCAGATGATGAATTGGATGAAGTTGGAAAAGAGTTTTTAAGTGAAAGACAAAgatttggtggtggtgatgatgatagtaatggtaatggtgaaaGACAAGATAGACATAAATCAAAGAAAGAGATTTATcaagaaattattgaaaaatcaaagatTGGTAAAGCTGAAAGagcaaaagaaaaattaaaaaaagaagcaTTAACTAGAGATTTAgatgaagaatttaatttaattagaggtgaattaatattaacaaatggtaataatagcaatagtagcaataataataatttacaagaTGATGCATTCTTAAAATTCCAAGCTGAACAAAGATCAAATGAACAAAAATTcgcttcatcatcatcatcaaattcaactaATGATTCAACAAAAAAACCAAAGGAAGCACATGACGATTTCgatgaattattatatgAATTACAAGGTGAGAGTAGGGCACATGCAACTGATAGAACTAAAACTAAAGAAGAACAAATGAAAGAAGAGATGGAAAGattacaacaaaaagaaaaagaaagattagaGAGAGCAAGTGGTGATTACGTTGAATTGGAAGCTGATGATAATGTTAAAGATAGTGATAAAAATTTACCAAGAAAAGTTTTAGATAGATTAAAAGCAAAAgataataaaccaaaaatGTTAACAGCCGATTCAttagatgatgaaaatgaagttttaaatattaatggtGTAGATACAGTTTTCTATAATCCACAAATTGATTCCGacgatgataataataataaagataattctGACAGTGAAGATGACCAAACTAATGAACAATCATCTGAATTAGAaactgatgatgaagataaaagtgatgaagatgaagaaggtGAAGAAGGTGATGAAGAGGATTCtgatttagatttaaaagatgatgaaattttatcaGGTCAAGAAGACGACGAGGAggaggaagaagaaaaatcaactaaaaaattaaaaacaaataaaaaatcaaaagaagaaGTTAATGAAACAATTCCATTTACCTTTGATacaccaaaatcaattgaagaattaGATGAATGGTTATTAAATAGAACATCAGAAGAGAAAGAAACCATTTTAACACGTATTGGGGTTTGTAATCATGTTTCAATTAAACCACAAAATAAGGATAAAATGAAAGATtatttaccaattttatatcaaagattcattaatattgcaaaaccaattaaagaGGATGACCAAGATGAATCATCAAATCCTATTGATTGGATTGAATTGGATGTTTTATCgaaatatatttttgaaatttctcaAGATGTACCAATTGTATCTGGTATAACATCAAaggatttaattaattcatgtTATAAACGTATTTGTAAGAAATTGGAAATTCaaagtaaattaaattattggcCAAATCAACAAGAGTTATTAGTTATTAAATTGATTGGTAATGTTTTCCCAACTTCTGATTTCCAACATCCAGTTGTAACACCAACAATTGAAGCATTGAATTTCTTCCTCTCCCATTGTCCAATTAGAAATGCTAATGATATCATCTCTTCACTTTTCACtatgaatttattattcttttatttatcacCTTCAAAAAGATATTCACCAGAAATTTCATCACTTTTAATTAGTTTATTATCAACTTTTATAAATCATAATCCACCAACAATTCaaactactaccaccaccactactaaaccaaaaaattcaaaaaattcaaaaaccaCTACtgccactactaccactaccccatcaaatattaattcacAATGGgcatcaatttcaacaaatattttaataccaacaattttattaccattaaattatttaaaactttcaaatcaaattaatgttattaaaaagattgaaCCAACTCAATtggaattttcaaatttatcaaaatcaaatttagaaattaatgatgaattaagaattaatattttaaattatttaatttcgttccttgaaaaatatattagATTTTATTCAGAATCACaatttaatgaatcattGCCAagtttatttacaaatattttaaatttattaaataaattagatacaaatacaatgaatttgaaattgattgaaaaaataaattctttaaaacaattgattgattcaattaataaagaaattatcaaTAAGAGAAAACCATTGATTCTATTAACAAGTAAACCTCAAACATTACGTCAATTCAATCCACGTTTCAATCAAGTATTCTCTTTCTTTAACAAAGATCCTGATGCTGAAAGAAATCATACTGCCAAAATGAAGgctttaattaaaaaagaaactaAAGGTGCCTTAAGAGAAATCGTTAAAGATAATCAATTCATTCAAGCTgagaaattcaaaaaagcaactgaagaaagaaaagaaaatgaaaagaagAGAAAACAAATCATGTCTGAACTTCAATctgaacaacaagaacataAATCTTATAAAAAGATGAAAGATAGATTAGATGgtagaatttaa
- the talB gene encoding hypothetical protein has protein sequence MSLTLKIQIVRDKQVKAMKFSPTQTVAEVCAQVREKINETSGDDHGLFQPGIDAKRPSRWLKMDKTLQFYDLKINDELDYKKKHRPLKVRLMDETVKTMLVDDSLTAGEILEIIGKRIGIKNYEEFSLQTEGAAAGEWINHAQPLHEQGVPDDAVVLLKKKFFVDDFNVNRDDPIQLHLVYVQSRDAIISGSHPCSYEEAVQFGALQCQIQLGNHNPNLHKPGYLKIKEYFPPSFHKKKDAEKDIYKEFRKLTGMSESNSKFRYVQLCRSLKTYGITFFLTKERVKGQKKPVPKLLGITRDSILRLDAETKEVEHEYPLNHLRRWAASPQSFTLDFGDYEDDYVSVITTEGEAISQLLSGYIEILMKKRKDTGTVIDENETDIANVESVGRIRGQTSQATTSSSLSGYDGNGGREGQYSAPGQAIGYRGGLGGPLSIKVTNIDSASAAVANLLNEMELDPNAVIGQKSSLTPQQWRQQLAIHAKAVAAAAGKLLGNLNNPNGMDKNQMDSNARDVALTIDQLVHAARAASIASGEDPDGEMPLFDGAKAVAESISKLLKATKDLSSNPNDENARNLIAQAADQLKLMTSYLDGACNGVITDSGTLRLLMEAGKAIAIATQDLVNQANVAIQDINDPIRKNQLNMAIDETMKAGIHASAVSQALAATILDPNCRQQFNTAAKTAQDTNNYLLSAAKAAQMDPALLEKLRASAKSIAEAYASLIQSADLAQPKSGDDVEFTSASKTILSAAAQLLGSQGKSDNIMQQAKVIEEAMGHLIAGARRAALKTDDPGVRDRLIQCSKAVAEAVRNLMEIAQDSADNPEDKVLFAKLQESSKRVATAVKQLVGDAGKESAFQLLRTNAKLACAATTGLMNTSRQSMLQGHLSDQESNKLLLACVQAGPAITNLLNSITSSQKAPNDLPAQNQLIEVARVSAPIAYQVVAVAKGAIPHFTDQHSKQEVSNSSNTASDAIRALLDAIGDLTSAVGQQEFDDALDTVQALEADMESSTMLVQAGTTHQIPGQTRENALELLNVAARALGSSAKQVLLQYKTSPEKLGETSKDLATSVSQVTNAAKSVCFTTQNRSVQKAVLGAAKQITTESTNLVSCARAVSSNPGDPSLESALQSSVKAIAEALANLLTTSKGGDPGGKDLDDAIEAIKNDTKRINNPPVNLGGEGGVNSEKAISSSKALVGAVSQVAANARSNPSALGASARTTSTTFTLLVDTINLCTGTIVNKQLAIEIVKGGQLLGIETIKLLQASRFAASRPGEGEGELNQTQQSVSNTVKQLIYNIQSSVPGQAEIADALEIVKQAIIALNSSESSGSRPNALESLTQAAKNLADYTAQVVQSKGNSEKMGTQCKSASESLKDVVEYTKASLSTAEGHPDSIKTLASKVDDSSNALFNSCKKTGQLSDQDKKNAALDAKNLALSVPNLMGAAKKISASLVQSNPEKSKDILLVAQNITIATSKLVNIAKSVASGQSQADVSQLAATKKEVSELISKLLNATNGHDQDATTISIDLDSLSKSEQALLDASRSTANYMSQFMAIGKTISTGTKDPNVHQQFSGAAQNVSSGVQQLLSAINGMKPEQKDLDESIEIIQNAVVDLDSATLNAAIGLLENTAPVGKTAQVCQEELVDISRELATSMKTFLAAPKQDPTNLGQSAKDTANILPKIVNISKQLASLTTNPDIKQTQLLLSKKLADNMLELMISAKSGDVSDSKQAFNASQSIADILTSVKGGVMQSRDCDESIQIIGKSKENLQKPANDTHGKTYQQYRDEMTEIAKQLALGVSQLANSAKSKPEEIGSSSLKIASIIPRLAETARSTAAATNDVAAKKKLIDSTTGIIDATSNIISDAKLASADHKNTQLQQKISNNFKDITTQIANLIAALRAGATADRDIENACNEVNHVTTDLDAASLFAAAGQIDIDTDGHTTQNIQEQVGKLAQDLKDSKNQLAEASGKTIEDVGTSAKATASINQKLAHATKVCAALTSDSTTQQNLLSAARTVSSNLQQTISASKNAQKNPNAGNKAILDKSSQELEESIDSLANLVQSSTTTKGISELEGVSSEIRKQLAAYDSATANVNANATAEDVVNSAKNLAESIAYLVSSCNNSPEDIAEASKGTTLAIKSLLANAKGASVLTDDAVIQQNVTESAKAAAQTVLKLIQAAKQQRNDPSNPAHQNKLSEISSEVVESISTCVNAAEDLPEGKRAKLLFAAGESLEETAEKELKAAAAIIEEATAALLNAKKKREQNRIASGIDEAGIDESILEAARAITSATGVLVQCATNVQHELVLAGKVGNKGNMYRRDPTWARGLISAAQAVAGSVQGLVHSANSSSQGKVDEEQLVASAKGVAAATARLVTASRAKADLNSASNSQLAQAAKQVSNATAALVEAAKQVNEEPEVEFDTTNLSNAQIISKEMDQQIQILKLKKELEQAEKKLFSIRKKEYSDQTGNPSPAKDSDNKPTTSISVGITPTKRTTQASPPSPPLTPTQQAAGTPTLPPRPLMKKPAPSQAPSSPVAPVSAPVSKPSPKPAPKPAAPTAAAPNKTYTLEELKKKPANIDHSNLEIYLSDEEFKAVFNCERSELAAMPTWKRNNIKTKLGLF, from the exons ATGTCACTTACACTCAAGATTCAAATCGTTAGAGATAAACAAGTTAAGGCAATGAAGTTCTCGCCAACACAAACTGTCGCTGAAGTTTGCGCACAAGTACGTGagaaaattaatgaaacttCAGGTGATGATCATGGTTTATTCCAACCCGGTATTGACGCTAAAAGACCATCAAGATGGTTGAAAATGGATAAAACCTTACAAttttatgatttaaaaattaat gATGAATTAGattataaaaagaaacaTAGACCATTAAAAGTTCGTTTAATGGATGAAACTGTAAAGACAATGTTGGTTGATGATAGTTTAACAGCAGGTGAAATTTTAGAGATTATAGGTAAAAGAAttggtattaaaaattatgaaGAGTTTTCATTACAAACTGAAGGAGCAGCAGCAGGAGAATGGATTAATCATGCACAACCACTCCATGAACAAGGTGTACCAGATGATGCCGtagttttattgaaaaagaaattcttTGTTGATGATTTCAATGTCAATCGTGATGATCCAATTCAATTGCATTTGGTTTACGTTCAATCTCGTGATGCAATTATCTCTGGTTCACATCCATGTTCCTATGAGGAAGCCGTTCAATTTGGTGCTCTCCAATGTCAAATTCAATTGGGTAATCATAATCCAAATCTTCATAAACCAGGTTACTTAAAGATCAAAGAATACTTCCCACCATCATTCCACAAAAAGAAAGATGCTGAAAAAGATATCTACAAAGAATTTAGAAAACTCACTGGTATGTctgaatcaaattcaaaattcagATATGTTCAATTATGTCGTTCTTTAAAAACTTATGGTATTACTTTCTTTTTAACaaaa gAAAGAGTTAAAGGTCAAAAGAAACCAGTACCAAAATTATTAGGTATTACAAGAGATTCAATTTTACGTTTAGATGCAGAGACTAAAGAAGTTGAACATGAATATCCATTGAATCATTTACGTAGATGGGCTGCATCACCACAATCATTTACATTGGATTTCGGTGATTATGAAGATGATTACGTTAGTGTTATCACAACTGAAGGTGAAGCCATTTCACAATTGTTAAGTGGTTACATTGAAATCTTGATGAAGAAAAGAAAGGATACTGGTACCGTTATCGATGAGAATGAAACTGATATTGCCAACGTTGAGAGTGTAGGTAGAATTCGTGGTCAAACCTCTCAAGCTACAACAAGTTCATCATTGAGTGGTTatgatggtaatggtggtcGTGAAGGTCAATACTCTGCTCCAGGTCAAGCCATTGGTTATAGAGGTGGTTTGGGTGGtccattatcaattaaagtcACCAATATCGACAGTGCTTCCGCTGCCGTTGCAAATCTTCTCAATGAGATGGAACTTGATCCAAACGCTGTCATTGGTCAAAAGAGTTCACTTACCCCTCAACAATGGAGACAACAATTGGCAATTCATGCCAAGGCCGTTGCCGCCGCCGCTGGTAAACTCTTGGGTAACCTCAACAATCCAAATGGTATGGACAAGAATCAAATGGATTCAAATGCTCGTGATGTCGCTTTAACTATCGATCAATTGGTACATGCTGCTCGTGCCGCTTCAATTGCTTCAGGCGAAGATCCAGATGGTGAAATGCCATTATTTGATGGTGCAAAAGCTGTCGCTGAATCAATTAGTAAACTCTTAAAAGCCACCAAAGATCTCTCATCAAATCCAAATGATGAGAATGCTCGTAACCTCATTGCTCAAGCCGCtgatcaattgaaattgatgaccTCTTATTTGGATGGTGCTTGCAATGGTGTCATCACTGATTCCGGTACATTAAGACTCTTGATGGAAGCTGGTAAAGCCATCGCTATCGCCACTCAAGATTTAGTTAATCAAGCAAATGTCGCCATTCAAGATATCAATGATCCAATCAGAAAGAATCAACTCAACATGGCAATTGATGAAACCATGAAAGCTGGTATTCATGCTTCTGCAGTCTCTCAAGCTTTGGCTGCCACTATCTTGGATCCAAATTGCAGACAACAATTTAACACTGCCGCTAAAACCGCTCAAGATACCAATAACTACCTCTTAAGTGCCGCTAAAGCCGCTCAAATGGATCCAGCTCTCTTGGAGAAACTTCGTGCCTCTGCTAAATCAATCGCTGAAGCTTACGCTAGTCTAATTCAATCCGCTGATTTGGCTCAACCAAAATctggtgatgatgttgaattCACTTCTGCCTCAAAAACCATCTTATCAGCTGCCGCTCAATTATTGGGTTCTCAAGGTAAATCCGATAATATCATGCAACAAGCTAAAGTCATTGAAGAGGCTATGGGTCATTTAATCGCTGGTGCTCGTAGAGCCGCCTTGAAAACTGATGATCCAGGTGTAAGAGATCGTCTCATTCAATGTTCAAAAGCAGTTGCTGAAGCCGTCAGAAATTTAATGGAAATCGCTCAAGATAGTGCAGATAATCCAGAGGATAAAGTTTTGTTTGCCAAATTACAAGAATCATCAAAGAGAGTCGCCACTGCCGTTAAACAATTGGTTGGTGATGCTGGTAAGGAAAGTGCATTCCAATTACTTCGTACCAATGCAAAATTGGCTTGTGCTGCCACAACTGGTCTTATGAATACAAGTAGACAATCCATGTTACAAGGACATCTCTCTGATCAAGaatctaataaattattgttgGCTTGTGTTCAAGCTGGTCCAGCCATTACCAATCTcttaaattcaattacaaGTAGTCAAAAAGCACCAAATGATCTTCCTgctcaaaatcaattaatcgAGGTTGCCAGAGTTAGTGCACCAATCGCTTATCAAGTTGTTGCCGTTGCTAAAGGTGCAATTCCACATTTTACAGATCAACATTCCAAACAAGAGGTATCAAACTCTTCAAACACAGCCTCTGATGCCATTAGAGCTCTATTGGATGCCATTGGTGATTTAACATCTGCCGTTGGTCAACAAGAATTTGATGATGCCTTGGATACCGTTCAAGCCTTAGAAGCCGATATGGAATCAAGCACTATGTTGGTACAAGCTGGTACTACTCATCAAATTCCAGGTCAAACTAGAGAGAATGCTTTGGAATTATTAAACGTTGCCGCTAGAGCATTGGGTTCATCCGCTAAACAAGTATTACTTCAATATAAAACCTCACCAGAGAAATTGGGTGAAACTTCAAAGGATTTAGCTACCTCTGTCTCACAAGTTACCAATGCTGCCAAGAGTGTTTGTTTCACCACTCAAAATCGTTCCGTTCAAAAAGCTGTATTGGGTGCTGCCAAACAAATCACTACCGAATCAACTAATCTTGTAAGTTGTGCTCGTGCCGTTAGTTCAAATCCAGGTGATCCATCATTAGAGTCTGCTTTACAATCATCAGTTAAAGCCATCGCCGAAGCATTGGCCAACTTGTTAACCACATCCAAAGGTGGTGATCCAGGTGGTAAAGATTTGGATGATGCCATTGAAGCCATCAAAAATGATACCAAGCGTATCAACAATCCACCAGTTAATTTAGGTGGTGAAGGTGGTGTAAACTCTGAGAAAGCAATCTCATCAAGTAAAGCATTGGTTGGTGCTGTTAGTCAAGTCGCAGCCAACGCTAGAAGTAATCCATCAGCATTGGGTGCTTCTGCTCGTACCACATCAACCACTTTCACTTTATTGGTCGATACTATTAATCTTTGTACAGGTACCATTgtaaataaacaattggcaattgaaattgttaaAGGTGGTCAATTATTAGGTATTGAAACCATTAAATTACTCCAAGCAAGTAGATTTGCCGCTAGTAGACCAGGTGAAGGTGAAGGTGAATTAAATCAAACACAACAATCCGTTTCAAACACTGtcaaacaattaatttataatattcaaaGTTCAGTACCAGGTCAAGCTGAAATCGCCGATGCTCTTGAAATTGTTAAACAAGCTATTATCGCTTTGAACTCAAGTGAAAGTTCAGGTAGTCGTCCAAATGCATTGGAATCACTCACTCAGGCCGCTAAAAACTTGGCTGATTATACCGCTCAAGTCGTTCAATCCAAAGGTAACTCTGAGAAAATGGGTACTCAATGTAAGAGTGCATCTGAATCATTGAAGGATGTTGTCGAGTATACTAAAGCATCACTTTCAACCGCTGAAGGTCATccagattcaattaaaactcTTGCCTCTAAAGTCGATGATTCAAGCAATGCCCTCTTCAACTCTTGTAAAAAGACTGGTCAATTATCAGATCAAGACAAAAAGAATGCCGCCCTCGATGCAAAGAATTTGGCTTTATCTGTACCAAATTTAATGGGTGCCGCAAAGAAAATCTCTGCTTCACTCGTTCAATCAAATCCAGAGAAATCCAAAGATATCCTTTTGGTTGCTCAAAATATTACCATTGCCACTAGTAAATTGGTAAACATCGCTAAATCAGTTGCAAGTGGTCAATCTCAAGCTGATGTTTCTCAATTGGCAGCCACCAAGAAAGAGGTTTCCGAGTTGATTAGTAAACTCTTAAATGCTACCAATGGTCATGATCAAGATGCCACAACCATCTCTATTGATTTGGATTCATTGTCAAAGAGTGAACAAGCTCTTTTGGATGCCTCAAGATCCACCGCTAACTACATGTCACAATTTATGGCAATTGGTAAAACCATTTCAACCGGTACTAAAGATCCAAATGTTCATCAACAATTTAGTGGTGCCGCTCAAAATGTTTCATCTGGTGTTCAACAATTGTTAAGTGCTATCAATGGTATGAAACCAGAGCAAAAGGATTTGGATGAGTCTATTGAAATCATTCAAAATGCCGTTGTCGATTTAGATTCTGCAACTTTGAATGCTGCCATTGGTTTACTTGAAAACACTGCACCAGTCGGTAAAACCGCCCAAGTTTGTCAAGAGGAATTGGTTGATATCAGTAGAGAATTGGCTACCTCAATGAAAACTTTCTTGGCTGCACCAAAACAAGATCCAACCAATTTAGGTCAATCAGCTAAAGATACTGCAAACATTCTTCCAAAGATTGTAAATATCAGCAAACAATTAGCCTCACTCACCACCAATCCTGATATTAAACAAACTCAATTACTCTTGAGTAAGAAATTGGCTGACAATATGTTAGAGTTAATGATTAGTGCCAAGAGTGGTGATGTTAGTGATAGTAAACAAGCATTCAATGCCTCTCAATCAATCGCTGATATTTTAACCTCTGTCAAGGGTGGTGTTATGCAATCTCGTGATTGTGATGAATCCATTCAAATTATTGGTAAATCTAAAGAAAACCTTCAAAAACCAGCCAATGATACTCATGGTAAGACCTATCAACAATATCGTGATGAAATGACTGAAATCGCTAAACAATTGGCTTTGGGTGTATCACAATTAGCAAATTCTGCCAAATCAAAACCAGAGGAAATCGGTTCATCTTCATTAAAAATCGCTTCCATCATCCCACGTTTAGCTGAAACTGCTCGTTCAACTGCTGCCGCCACTAATGATGTTGCTGCCAAGAAGAAATTAATCGATTCTACAACCGGTATCATTGATGCAACTTCAAACATTATCTCTGATGCTAAATTAGCTTCTGCCGATCATAAAAACACTCAACTCCAACAAAAGATTTCaaacaatttcaaagatATCACTACCCAAATTGCAAATCTTATTGCTGCCTTAAGAGCTGGTGCTACCGCTGATCGTGATATTGAAAACGCTTGTAATGAAGTTAATCATGTCACCACTGATTTAGATGCCGCTTCATTGTTTGCCGCTGCTGGTCAAATTGATATCGATACCGATGGTCATACCACTCAAAACATTCAAGAACAAGTTGGTAAATTGGCTCAAGATCTTAAAGACTCAAAGAATCAATTGGCTGAAGCAAGTGGTAAAACCATTGAAGATGTTGGTACATCCGCTAAAGCTACCGCTAgtatcaatcaaaaattggCTCATGCTACCAAAGTTTGTGCTGCTCTCACAAGTGATTCTACCACCCAACAAAACTTATTAAGTGCTGCTAGAACCGTTAGTAGTAATCTTCAACAAACCATTAGTGCCTCAAAGAATGCTCAAAAGAATCCAAACGCTGGTAACAAAGCCATCTTGGATAAATCATCACAAGAGTTGGAGGAATCAATTGATAGTTTAGCAAACTTGGTTCAATCATCAACCACAACCAAAGGTATTTCAGAGTTGGAAGGTGTATCAAGTGAAATTCGTAAACAATTGGCTGCTTATGATAGTGCAACCGCCAATGTCAATGCAAATGCCACCGCTGAAGATGTCGTTAACTCTGCCAAGAATTTAGCTGAATCCATTGCTTACCTCGTTTCAAGTTGTAACAATTCACCAGAGGATATCGCCGAAGCTTCCAAAGGTACAACCTTGGCCATTAAGAGTTTATTAGCCAATGCCAAAGGTGCCTCTGTTTTAACTGATGATGCTGTCATTCAACAAAATGTTACTGAATCCGCTAAAGCCGCCGCTCAAActgttttgaaattaattcaagCCGCCAAACAACAACGTAATGATCCATCAAATCCAGCccatcaaaataaattatcagaGATTTCATCAGAGGTCGTTGAATCCATTAGCACTTGCGTAAATGCTGCTGAAGATTTACCAGAGGGTAAGAGAGCCAAGCTATTATTTGCAGCTGGTGAATCACTCGAAGAAACCGCtgaaaaagaattgaaaGCTGCTGCTGCCATCATTGAAGAAGCCACTGCCGCTTTACTCAATGCCAAGAAAAAGAGAGAACAAAATCGTATTGCTTCAGGTATTGATGAGGCTGGTATTGATGAATCCATCCTCGAAGCTGCTAGAGCAATCACATCAGCAACTGGTGTTTTGGTTCAATGTGCTACCAATGTCCAACATGAATTGGTTTTAGCCGGTAAAGTAGGTAACAAAGGTAACATGTATCGTCGTGATCCAACATGGGCTCGTGGTTTAATATCTGCCGCTCAAGCAGTAGCTGGATCTGTCCAAGGTTTAGTACATAGTGCCAACTCTTCAAGCCAAGGTAAAGTTGATGAGGAGCAATTGGTCGCTTCAGCCAAAGGTGTCGCAGCAGCAACTGCACGTCTCGTAACTGCAAGCAGAGCAAAGGCTGACTTGAACTCTGCTTCCAATTCACAATTGGCTCAAGCCGCTAAACAAGTTTCAAATGCCACAGCTGCATTGGTAGAAGCCGCCAAACAAGTCAATGAAGAACCAGAGGTTGAATTCGATACTACTAACTTATCAAACGCCCAAATCATCTCCAAGGAAATggatcaacaaattcaaatcttgaaattaaagaaagaaCTCGAACAAGccgaaaagaaattattctCAATCAGAAAGAAAGAGTACAGTGATCAAACTGGTAATCCATCACCAGCAAAAGACTCTGATAATAAACCAACCACTTCAATCTCTGTTGGTATCACACCAACCAAGAGAACAACTCAAGcttcaccaccatcaccaccattaacTCCAACTCAACAAGCCGCTGGCACCCCAACTTTACCACCAAGACCATTAATGAAGAAACCAGCTCCATCTCAAGCCCCATCTTCACCAGTCGCTCCAGTTTCTGCTCCAGTTTCAAAACCATCACCAAAACCAGCACCAAAACCAGCTGCTCCAACTGCTGCCGCTCCAAATAAAACTTATACCcttgaagaattaaaaaagaaaccagCAAACATTGATCATAGtaatttagaaatttatCTTTCCgatgaagaatttaaagCTGTATTCAATTGTGAACGTTCTGAATTAGCTGCTATGCCAACCTGGAAgagaaataatataaaaactaAACTTGGtttattctaa